In a genomic window of Amphiprion ocellaris isolate individual 3 ecotype Okinawa chromosome 13, ASM2253959v1, whole genome shotgun sequence:
- the p2ry4 gene encoding P2Y purinoceptor 4, with amino-acid sequence METVISHTDALNHSAVFTPIFNYSCRFDEEFKYILLPVSYSLVFVVGFVLNAAALWMFLKMRPWNPSTVFMFHLALSDFLYVVSLPTLIYYYANRSHWPFGVAACKIVRFLFYANLYCSILFLTCISVHRYLGICHPIKALTLVKSRHAHTVCGMVWVVVTVCLVPNLIFVTTSRRDNDTLCHDTTSQEAFEDYVNYSSVVMVLLFGIPFMVIMVCYCLMAQTLCRPRQGLSARQQGAASRQKSIKLIIIVLVVFAVSFVPFHITRTLYYTSRVLNLHCDFLNIVNFTYKITRPLASVNSCIDPILYFLAGDHYRSKLMSVLTGKRRTTNSQTPEQAQPNSNCIIGLAYKNSALKVNEEAQG; translated from the coding sequence ATGGAAACGGTCATCAGCCACACAGACGCACTCAACCATTCTGCAGTCTTCACCCCGATCTTCAACTACAGCTGTCGCTTCGATGAGGAGTTCAAATACATCCTGCTGCCTGTGTCCTACAGTCTGGTGTTTGTGGTCGGCTTCGTGCTCAACGCTGCAGCGTTATGGATGTTCCTCAAGATGCGTCCGTGGAACCCCAGCACGGTCTTCATGTTCCACCTCGCCCTGTCCGACTTCCTGTACGTCGTCTCGCTGCCCACCCTCATCTACTACTATGCCAACCGCAGCCACTGGCCCTTCGGTGTGGCTGCCTGCAAAATCGTGCGCTTTCTCTTCTACGCCAACCTCTACTGTAGCATCCTCTTCCTCACCTGCATCAGCGTGCATCGGTACCTCGGCATCTGCCATCCCATCAAGGCGCTGACCCTGGTGAAGTCCCGTCACGCCCACACGGTGTGCGGCATGGTGTGGGTTGTAGTGACTGTGTGCCTGGTGCCCAACCTCATCTTCGTCACCACCTCCAGGAGGGACAACGACACCTTGTGCCACGATACAACCAGCCAGGAGGCCTTCGAGGACTATGTGAACTACAGCTCCGTCGTCATGGTGCTGCTGTTTGGCATCCCGTTCATGGTGATTATGGTGTGTTACTGCCTGATGGCGCAGACTCTCTGTCGGCCCAGACAGGGATTATCTGCCCGCCAGCAGGGCGCCGCTTCACGTCAGAAGTCCATCAAACTCATCATTATAGTGCTGGTGGTGTTTGCGGTTAGCTTTGTCCCGTTTCACATCACTCGTACTCTCTACTACACCTCCCGAGTGCTGAATCTTCACTGTGACTTCCTCAACATTGTAAACTTTACCTACAAGATCACCCGGCCGCTGGCGAGCGTCAACAGCTGCATTGATCCCATTCTGTATTTCCTGGCTGGGGATCACTATCGCTCCAAACTGATGTCGGTTCTGACAGGAAAGAGACGGACAACGAACAGCCAAACACCTGAACAGGCACAACCAAACAGTAACTGCATTATCGGTTTGGCTTATAAGAACTCAGCCCTAAAAGTTAATGAAGAGGCTCAGGGATAG